The Bacteroidota bacterium genome contains a region encoding:
- a CDS encoding pyridoxal-phosphate dependent enzyme, which produces MEEANALKITHTVTPLVKYKGPVSGWKNIWLKDETKQVSNAFKFRGVAHKVGNMPKGSTVTTASTGNHGIATAIAASKLGLKAAIFVPKHTASVKKQKLNFYNAQLMEVEGEYQACVAQAKAFALNNSNTFFIHGFDDAEIIDGTRSLFHEVKKELENIPVLFVPVGGGGLLSACLLEYPIAHHKIYAVELDHAPALKISLEKGERVQLGKLIGRADGMMVDRVGESVFIACRDKAVEVKLISEKELEEAVRLLWKHNGIKAELSGASALAVALKTAGNNQACLCIVSGGNIDEEYFREIIKVDSLLNSVTSTD; this is translated from the coding sequence ATGGAAGAAGCAAATGCTTTAAAAATTACTCATACCGTAACACCTCTTGTAAAATACAAGGGGCCTGTTTCGGGGTGGAAAAATATCTGGCTGAAGGATGAAACAAAGCAGGTTTCAAATGCTTTTAAATTTAGGGGCGTGGCGCATAAAGTTGGCAATATGCCAAAGGGAAGCACAGTAACAACCGCTTCAACAGGAAACCACGGGATAGCAACGGCAATAGCAGCATCTAAACTGGGATTAAAAGCTGCCATATTTGTCCCAAAACATACCGCATCGGTTAAAAAGCAAAAGCTAAATTTTTACAATGCACAGCTAATGGAAGTAGAGGGCGAGTACCAGGCCTGTGTTGCACAGGCAAAAGCTTTTGCTTTAAATAATTCAAATACTTTTTTTATCCACGGATTTGATGATGCTGAAATTATTGATGGTACCAGGAGTTTATTCCATGAGGTAAAAAAAGAACTGGAAAATATTCCTGTACTATTTGTTCCAGTTGGTGGAGGCGGGCTTTTATCTGCCTGTTTATTAGAATATCCAATTGCCCACCATAAAATTTACGCAGTGGAATTAGACCATGCCCCAGCCTTAAAAATCTCATTAGAAAAAGGAGAAAGGGTTCAGCTTGGCAAACTCATTGGAAGGGCAGACGGAATGATGGTTGACAGGGTAGGGGAATCTGTATTTATTGCCTGCAGAGATAAAGCGGTAGAGGTAAAATTAATCAGTGAAAAAGAACTGGAAGAAGCTGTAAGATTGCTTTGGAAACACAATGGCATTAAGGCTGAATTATCGGGTGCTTCAGCTCTTGCGGTGGCATTAAAAACAGCCGGTAACAATCAGGCTTGCTTATGTATTGTTTCCGGTGGAAATATTGATGAGGAGTATTTTAGGGAGATAATAAAAGTTGATTCACTTTTAAATTCAGTTACCTCAACCGATTAA